A genomic window from Quercus lobata isolate SW786 chromosome 10, ValleyOak3.0 Primary Assembly, whole genome shotgun sequence includes:
- the LOC115963525 gene encoding protein FAR1-RELATED SEQUENCE 5-like, with the protein MSIINDEQICLKGDKENEDIYANIMQNSGCQGKISVWKMEFDSEEHAYQRYNEYAKEVGFSIRKQWKNEDRFSGVISSRRFVFNGKYRVIDFESNHNHELVDKSCVHMLPSQRIITDVQAIEIKLADNSGIPPKLAHELMSRQVGGRENLGFAKQDHKNYLRTKRKRDLQQGEVGGLLNYFLSQVSENPSFFFRVQLDVEDQITNIFRADAKMIFDYGIYGDVVFFDTTYQTIKECRPFGAFVGVNHHYQLVVFGASLLYDETSQSFEWLFHTFFECMSGKKPKTIFTDQDPAMAKAISLVMLETYHRLCLWHIYQNALKNLNHLFKSQKTFNADFRSCIYDGEYEEEFISAWENMLEKYDLQENEWLQDLFKVQKKWAMVYGRNTFSAGKKSTQLSESFNSLLKDYLKSDLDIVQFFKHFQRAVDDVRYNEVCANYDMSQKIPTLKVNVPLLRHARDIYTGAVFTMFQDEFENHILKVLNEMKIKLMIPEQFILKRWTKNARVGTVLDIHECEVQSDLKLEM; encoded by the exons ATGTCTATAATTAATGATGAACAAATATGCCTTAAAGGtgataaagaaaatgaagatatttATGCTAATATTATGCAGAATTCTGGTTGTCAAGGGAAAATATCTGTTTGGAAAATGGAGTTTGACTCAGAAGAGCATGCTTACCAACGGTATAATGAATATGCTAAAGAAGTTGGATTTAGCATTCGAAAGCAATGGAAAAATGAGGATAGATTTAGTGGAGTAATATCAAGTAGAAGATTTGTCT TTAATGGAAAATATCGGGTCATTGATTTTGAATCAAATCACAATCATGAGTTAGTGGATAAGTCATGTGTACACATGTTACCTTCTCAAAGAATTATTACTGATGTTCAAGCTATTGAAATTAAGTTGGCAGATAATTCAGGTATACCACCTAAACTGGCACATGAATTGATGAGTCGTCAAGTTGGTGGTAGAGAAAATCTTGGTTTTGCTAAGCAAGATCATAAGAATTATTTGAGGACTAAGAGGAAAAGAGATTTGCAGCAAGGTGAAGTCGGGGGtcttttgaattattttcttaGTCAAGTATCAGAAAATCCATCATTCTTTTTTCGAGTTCAATTGGATGTTGAAGACCAGATCACTAACATATTTAGGGCTGACGCTAAAATGATTTTCGACTATGGTATATATGGTGATGTGGTATTCTTTGACACAACTTACCAGACCATTAAAGAGTGTCGACCTTTTGGAGCATTTGTTGGAGTAAATCATCATTATCAGCTAGTCGTATTTGGGGCCTCTTTGTTATATGATGAAACTAGTCAGTCatttgaatggctatttcataCATTTTTTGAGTGTATGTCCGGTAAAAAGCCAAAGACAATATTTACTGATCAAGATCCTGCAATGGCAAAGGCAATATCTTTAGTGATGCTAGAGACTTATCATAGATTGTGCTTATGGCATATTTATCAAAATGCTCTTAAAAATCTTAATCATCTATTTAAGAGCCAAAAAACCTTCAATGCTGATTTTAGAAGTTGCATATATGATGGTGAGTATGAAGAGGAGTTCATTAGTGCTTGGGAGAATATGTTGGAAAAATATGATCTTCAAGAAAATGAATGGTTGCAAGATCTATTTAAAGTGCAAAAAAAGTGGGCTATGGTGTATGGGAGAAATACCTTTTCTGCAGGTAAGAAAAGTACACAGCTTAGTGAGAGTTTCAACTCTCTTTTAAAAGATTATTTGAAGTCTGATTTGGACATAGTACAATttttcaaacattttcaaaGGGCTGTTGATGATGTCCGTTATAATGAAGTTTGTGCAAACTATGACATGAGCCAAAAAATTCCCACTTTGAAGGTTAATGTTCCTTTGTTGAGACATGCCAGAGATATCTACACAGGAGCTGTTTTTACTATGTTCCAAGATGAGTTCGAAAA CCATATTTTGAAAGTACTCAATGAGATGAAGATTAAGTTGATGATCCCTGAACAATTCATATTGAAGAGATGGACCAAGAATGCAAGGGTTGGAACTGTTTTGGATATTCATGAGTGTGAGGTACAAAGTGACCTTAAGCTAGAAATGTGA